GACCGCTTCCGACGTGGTCACTGGTTGATAAGAAGTTGGCCGACCACCATTTCTCTGAATAGGAGCAGTATTGTGCCCATTAGTCGCCGAACCATTGGTCCTAAGCGACTTGCGCATCGCAACACCAGTAGTAGTCTCAGGCTCTTGACGAAGGGACTTGCGTAAATGCCCATCATGTAAGTTCTGAGGGCTTGAAGGAGCAGCGCCGGATCTCATAGATTTGCGCATGCCTCCGGTTTGAACTGGCTCGGGATGACTGACTGTTGTAGCCTCACTAGCCCGCATAGATTTTCGCAGTTTGGCACCTCCAGtctgctttgctttctcTGTAACATCATCACGAGGCCAACTAGTACCTGGTTGGATTTGGTAGACTCTAGTTGGATTGCGAAGCTTTTCTGAGACAGGTGCATCTTCCGAAGTCTCCAAAGGCTCTTGCACAGGCTCTTCAACAAGTTTCTGCTTTTGCTTCGCTTGGGCCTTTGTCTTGGGTTTCGAGCGTCGggctgcttctgctggaatGTCTTCCTCGTCAGACTCCTCCATGGcctccttctcgagctgGCGTCTGTCCTTGGGGCTCAAACTTCTCCAATAAGCCTTTGCTGTTTCCCAGTCACTGGGCGTTTGAAGAGGTTTCTGAGAGGGAGTCTTAGTATGCGTGGACTGCTGAGACACATCGGTTTCCTTGGATTTTGCAATGGCCTTCTCAAACACCTTCTGAGAGAATGCTGATTCGACGGGGCCGTCGACTATAGCGTCAAGGGACAAGAAACCATCGCCTTCCATGTCAGAGAGATCCTCATAGGCGTCACTGTAAATGCTGCTCCCTTCCGACTCTTCCGACTCTTCCTGAATGTCATGCATCTGAGAGTTTGAAGACACTGCACTAGTGGAATCGAAGGACCGACGAGTCGCAATTGGTGCGGGCTGATCAGCTCCTTTGGGTGATTGACTTGGGCGAGGCTCTGACGAGGATACCTTGGTGTCTTCGGAAATAGCCTTCTCACTTGAAGCATTAGTCGGGCCGGCTGGGAAGCCCCCGGGAACATCGAAGAAGTCTTGCGGCGACTCTGCCTGGTTCTCATCGGGGATTCGGGGACTAGGTTGTATTATCGAAATGGTTGGTATGTTGTCGCTTGGACTAGACTTCGCCGAACTACTCTCAGAGGGGCTGCCTGGGTTGCTAATAGTTGTTTGGGTCTCGGACACAGGCTCGGCAGAAGCTTGGGATTTAGATACAACGCCTGATTCGGATTCATCATCAGAGCTCAGGTCACTATTGCTTATATACCCTTGGCCATCAACAGAAGTGACCACGGGGGGTAGTGGTTCCCGGTATCTGGAAGTATTAGCTTCGTTGCGGGAGGCCTGTTCCTGTGCCAAGACCGACCCAATAGCCAGATCACTTGACTGCGCCAAATCTTGGGCAGGAGCTTTGTGATTCGATTCTGAAGGCAACGAATCTGTAGCTGGAGGTGAAGCTGATCTCTCCATAGGTCGAACCAAAGGTCGCTCCTCAGGCTCCctgaccttcttctcgcGAATACTCCCAAAAGAGGGGAGAGCAGGACGAGGGGTCATGGTCTCGTCCTCGTCCAGAGTTACTGAGTCTCTTTTGTTTCGCCCAATGATGCTATGCCAAGACATCCTTGACTGTGGGCTGGCAATTTGTGAGTCTGTATCTGGAGATGGAATAGACTCCCCGATAACAGCAGTgtttccatcatcaaagCTCACCCTGACGCTCTTCTTCCGCGAGAGTTCTGTCTCCTCACGCCCAGCCATACCTGACCAGGCAGCAGACGCATCTGAGCCATCTTCTGAGGGAGATGCATCCCGAGGACTTGAGTACTTAAGTGCGGACTTTCGTGGCGACAACGACCTTGGAGGTGGCTCATGCCTAACGAGTAGCTGATCGGTCTTGGGAGCAAAATGGGTTGTACGGGCAGGGCTGCGAGCAGGACTTTCAGAATGCACTCGGCTTCGGCGCACAGTCTCACTGGGACCTGGGATTGGTGTAGCTTCCGGTGACTGTTGAGGTGGCGAGGTTGATTTCACAGGGATGGCATTTACTCCATCCATTGGGTGTTCGTCGGTAGGCGCCGGCTGGGCAGCCTCTCgttgttcctcctcctctaGTTCGGGGTCTTCATGCACTACAGAAGGACGCTTTCTAACCGATGCTTCGGATTTTGTTACTGCTGGTGGGCTTACAATAGCCTGATTCGGATGTCTCGGTGTCTCGACACctggctcttgttcttgctgaATTAATGTTTGTCCAGTTGACAGgctggagttggagttggggTCAGGCTTCACCTCACGCGTGGTTTCTGGCTCAGACTCAGGATCTGATTCGAGCTCAGATTCAGGGTCAGCTTCTGGGTGATTGGACTGCTTGAGGTGCCCAGGCTGTTGTGTTATCGCACCATAAGTATCTGAAGGGCTTTGTGGGCTTGCGACTGcctttggtggtggtgaggCTGGCTCGACTGCAGTGCCCTTGAGTCTCCCGACGGTTCCCTTGGACAAGTGAGTGCCAGTCCTGGGTCCGGCATGCTTTTGCTTGCGAACAGGTTTCTCTGATGCATCACGGACAGTCTGATCTATCATCAAAAGCTGTGCCTGAGGAACCATCCGTCTCGAATGGGGATCGTACACCATGGCATTGCTTAATGGGCTTGGCGGCTCTGTCATAGAGCGAGGATACGAGAAATTGATAGAGTTCGGGCTGCTTGGCCGTAAATCTGCAGATGCCCGTTTATCAGCCACAGGGGCGCGACGCACGTTAGACAAATCGTTCCCTGCAGCTGCCCCAAACCAtgagccttgagcttggccgTTTTTCATCTTTTGGCTTGCGGTTTGGAAATGTTGCGTTTGCAAGCTTGTTGCTCGTTTGTGGGTCGAGCTCTTCGGGTTGGTCTTGTTGTGCTCATGCTGGGGAATCTTGGGCACTGGAGGAACATCCTGGGCTTGCGGGGCAGCGAGCCGTGCTGGTGAAGGCGAGGGTGATCGAAAGGTCCGTTCTGTCATAGAACTCGCGCTCGGCGATCGATGTAGTTCCCGACTCCTCCTGTCCCGACTTCCTGTAGACGAGACGGAAGCGCTCCTCCGCGCAACTCGTTTCGATTGAACCTGCGATACATTGGTGGGGGTTGTAGGTCGTGCCTTTAGAGCTGCAGCCGCAGCAGCTGATGACAGAGATGGCGTCGATTCACGCCTTAGAAAGGCCGAGGCGGCGGCTGTCGCAGCGTTGGGATTGGCAGTCTCCCGGGTCAACGGCTGAGATGAGAGCGCCATGTTAGCAACGACGTGTAATTGCGAAAGCGatggaaaggaaaagagagtCGGATCGAGAGGGAGAGGGTCGCATCAAGGGATAAAAGCCAAAGACAATaatcaaagacaaagacaaatGCGGCAAGTCTCGATAGGTGAGCTTAAGTTAATGGCTTTTGCCTACCAGGGCGGGTTCCATAGCGGGCCAAATGCCAAAAGCCAAAAGCGGGTTTATGGGAGTCGCAATAGTGAACTACACAGAGGACGAAGACGGCTCACCTGAGTGGGAGGACGATGCCTCCTTGAACCTCCAAACATGATGGGCTGGTTTAAGCTTGACTAGATCGAAAGCGGCGCAAGGCCAGCTCAGCTCAACAGACGGCTtgcatcaagatcaaggtcACGGATTTTCGGAGGTTAGTAAATAATGACGCTGAGATGTGAGTCAAGGTAGTCGTAGTAAGAAATGCTGTGTCTTGTATACGTCAGGATTAAATGGGATGGGTTGAGACGGAAATTAGGGCAGCTAAAAAAGTAGTTTGAGGAAGACTCCAAGGACTGGACGGAGACGAGGGAGGGAGGTTCCATGTCCATGCTCGTTAGAGACCTGATGACGACAGGTATCAAGCCACTAACACTAGCCTCAATTAGCAGACCCCACCCACGCTAGCCCTCTACCTGTACTTAGCTTCTGGGATGTAATTTTTTATTCCGGTAGTTCCATCTTCCAGGGCGCATTGCATCTAATGGAGATGGAAACTCAAGGGTCCAATAAGATAATTGTGATGACTTTGCTTGAAGTGATAACCATTTATGTCATACAAACCTCCTCCTGTTACTCCCTGGTAGTCCACGTCGACCAACACGTGGTTGTCGTTGTACAGACTGGTCCAACACAGTACACATACACATACATGTAATAAACCTCAACTTTCCGGTTTTCAGTAGTGCCATCACAAAGAGACCCCCCGTCTGCTGCACAGATCCAGAGATCAGTAATTCAAATTGTAGATCAGTGCCTTATCAGGTCCCGTCTCGGCAGGCCTCCAGTTTCCACCTGCCGAGATCTACAAGATTGCTCGGCGGAATAAACATAAACAATCTGGGGACTAATCTTGCTTGGTTCTTAGGTTGCTCGACCTGAGGCACGCGGCTCATTCAAAGACTGACCCTGGCCCAGTGAGGGACTGATCTTCGTGGTAGTGGTATTGTTCTGTATCGGGATTCGGATGGACCTGGGAGACAAATGGTAGCACCTAGCTGGAGAACAACGAGACGAGACCGTAAATCATCTAGTTATAGAAGAAAATACACTGCTCAGGGCGCATGAATTCAATCAGTTTTATAGAGCATTCTTTACAGTATACTACTGCCAACACAATTCAACCACTCTTGATTTCCTCGATTCTTCACCATGTATGCTGAAGCCCCGTATCTCCGCATATCCTAGATCAGAGCCCACCTCAAATCTCCAGCTGAACTGAACAGCTTTCTGACGTCATAGCTTGACTAGGACGTTTCAATCGTAGCCAAGTCGCTTTCATGCAATTTTGCAGCAGTTGTCTGTGCATATTCGTAAGTTGAGACAGAAAAGCAATGTGTGGTTAAAAAATGTTGAACAAGTTAGTATAGCCCTGTTATCATACAATGTGACTTTGGTCTGGCTGATTGAACCCAAATGCTGTTTGTGGTGGCCCAAGCTACAACATTCTACCTATTCCTATCCCCTATCCTTAAACCAAATGTCACTTTCGTGTCGTTACTGAGCCGCCTCCCCACCGAGTGGCTCAGTCTCTTGTTATCCACACTTCCCCCAATAGCAACAAGCAAGAAATCCGTCGTAGGCAGGGCTCTGTccctttcttcatcttcaagagcaagagTACCTCATTTTCGGATACCGGACACCGCAGAGTGTCTTGGTTCACTGATATCTTCGAGGTATACATCCCCTTTCATAGCTTTGTTGGTCGACGACGTACCTCGATCATCAAGGCTAAAATAGGGAGTACCGCGATTGCTGGGAGCAGCCCCTTCCACTGAATCATGCTTGCAAACTATGATGACTGGACCTCAGTCGGTATGTCTGGCCCAGTGCGATCTCTTGGGGAATTCGGAAAATGGTTCTCGCCCTCTCCTGACTGATTTGAATGGTTGTGGTTCATGTCCACAGATGTGCTTGGCTCCTGAGGCGGGTTCTGAGCGGCAGCATTCTCTCCCCGAGACGCAGGTTTCTTGCCGCCCTTTCTGCCCTTCCGACTTttctccttggccttttcGAGAAGTCGTTTGcgatcagcttcttcctgtCGGCGTCGGCGGTCTTTCATCTCATACTGTCGGATCAATGCTCTGGGTGGTACTCCAAATATCATCTCGTATTCGCAGAATTCGCAAATCCACTCATCAGCTGTTTTGGTGGAATCCCGTCGCGCCTCTTGACGACGACGCCGCGCAGCCCTTTCGAGTGACCTGTCTAGACGTCGTTTGCTGTCTCGACGAGAACTTCCGGAGCCTCGACTAGCTGCCACGGAAGACCCATCGTGAGGAGCAACACTGCCAGGTGGTAAGGAGCCAGGGCCAGCCTGAGTCGACATGCTGTGCTTGCTCGCGTGACCTGACGGCTATGTCAGCAAATCAGGGTCTCGACTATGCAATACGTACTCACCGGGCCACTGAATCGTGCCAGGAACTTGGGAATCACAGGTGAAAGTAAACTGGGTCGATGCTGGAGTCGATTTTGTTGCAGTAGAGTGTTGCTGAAGCAGACTCACGTTCTCCTGTCCCTGAGGTCGAAGTTTCTCGGCGTTTGCGATAGCATTTGATATTATACCACTGCCCTCTTGCTCTGAGTTTGCGTTAGCAGCTGGAAGTCCGTTATAAGTAAAATGCGCCCAGTTGTGGAAGAAACAGAGATCAACGTAGGACTGCGGGGGAGAAAATCCCATCAGCCAAGCGGCAGTGCAAATTGTCACCGGAAGAGATATTGAAAATGGTGTGCAAGTCTCCGTTCCGTTTTATGCTGGTAGCCGAAAGCTATGGAGGGCAGAGCAGGAAAACCCCATGGCTGAACAACCTCTCCGCAACGAAAGGCGTACCGGCATAATATATTCAGAAGCTCGGTTGAATGCATACGCTGGTGATAAATCCATATGTAGGAGTTTGGAAACACAGCAACAGAGCATGAAAAAAGTAGAAGAATGATTGACGTACCGCCCGGAGCCCACTGAGATGCCGTGGCTTTTGAGCCTCGCCCAACCCACGCATTACTGTTGCCATCAGGCAATGCTCGCAGCGGGCTTCTGCCGTTCCTTGAGCGACCAAGCCTGCCCCGTCCAGGTCCTGATATTCCCTGATTGTTGGATGAAAAAGTACCCGTCGTTGGATGTGAGACTGAATGGGAGTGCGCCCGGTCGTTGTGTGATTCATCGGTAGGAGAACGTCCCGCACCAGCTGAAATGGCAATCTCATTATTCAAGCCCTGAGTACCATTAACAGAAAGCTCCCCTGCAGAGGGAATtttgcgcttcttcttgttgttcgTGTTCTCAAATACATCATAACCATCCACCGAGGACGTTGCGGAAAGCGGCGGTTGCGGATTAGGGATATCTGGCTTCGAGGATCGCTGAGTACCACGAGTCAAGATCTCCGGGGGTGATCTAGTAACAAGAGTGCTTCGCAAAGCCGGctcttcatcgtcgccatCTGGCAGCCCCAGCCCATTTCGTCGAGGGGTATAGTTGCACCCCTCCTCCGCTCGACGAGTTTGTTGAGATGGGCTTGTAGAACATGCTCTTGGCGGGCTCGTGTCTTCCCTGAAGTTGTATGGTGGGTAATAAAAGAGAGGCGTAGTTTCGTGAGTTGAAGGAGGATACGCTATTGTATCTACGGTCCTCGGTGAGAGCTTCTCGCGCAGTCGACGTTTCGGTAACGGCCGAATCGGTCGGTCTGGGAACAGCGACGATACAGTATCTGGCGACATATTGAGATTATGACCTGCGCGTGAACGAACATTTCTCGTTAGCACGTAGATCACCAGAACAATGAGGAGAATCGCCACAATTATAGGGAAGTTCGACATGGCGGCAGATGGTATTGGAAGATTTGTTGGCACCGTCAGAAgctgctcagccttgatggcaGTTGAAAGCAGTTGCAGGATCAACACCGGCTAGATTGGCAACCGACGGGCCAAATGCAAAGCAAATGGAAAGCGTACCCATCGAACATTGTATAGGCTCTGTTCTAAACGACGACAGACACGACAGTCGAAGGGCAAGTGCTGCCAAACGAGGGGTCGGAGCTTGTACAATTCGTTGGCAGCAAACAAATTCAATACTGCAATACTAGTTATACAAGTCGTAAAGAAAACCAAAACCGTGATCTGCAAAAGACTGGCTTATCTCTTCGAAGCTCAGAGGGGTAAACTTGGTTCGGTCGGGCTCTAAAACGTTCTGTGTGCGGGTCAGAACATATCGTCGATATCACGACTGAGTGTTTGGCACTGGCACGAGTACCAGCCTGCACCAGCTCGGCTCGTTTCGTACTTGTATCGATTCCTGTAGTAGGTATACGAATGACTGCCAGACTCGCTCGCTCTTGGTCGCTCAAGGCCGGGGCTCGCTTACCCAGTCATGGACGGGGTGATGGAGGGGGTGTTCGCGGACACGAAGGACGCTTTTATATGAGCGCAGACGCCACAGTAGGCACAAAAGGAGACAAAATTTATGAGGCAAGAATTATCAAAGCGAGTAGCCAGAATAACACAATGCGAAGTCCGATAACGCCCTCAAGGTTGCTGTATTTGAGTGTGATTGAATCACCAACTACTAATCTGTGGAGGTGCTAAGGTAGGCAGGGCCCATTGGGAGATGGCAGGTTAGGTAATCAGACTGGCGCCTCCAATACTATTGACCATGACTGTCCCGCCTTCCCGTCTTCTCCAATTCCTACTGACAGCAGCCACAAGAAAAAAAGGACGACTATAGACTGGTGTTTACGATTTTGAGCTTCAACTGTACATTTACTTTTATGTGTAAACCCATCCTGAGTAGTCTATACTGGACTGGAGCATTGTGAAACAACTGTTTTGCGGCTCACTCGAACAACATGGAATTCAATATTTTCCTGATGTCACTCGTCAGGAAATGCAGGGCATGCATGGTAGGGCAATTAATATGGAAACAGTCTCTAAATGATGCGGAAACAAACCGCTCTCAGAGTCTCATACCGGGGCCGGCCAATAGCCATCTGATCACTGTGATGCGCTGTGCCTCAGCTGTGAGTGGGCACTAATTTTGCCTGACTAAGGTAGCTTGGCTGCGCCAGTAAGAGACTTTCGTGAACCCCAAAAGACCCCTGTATTCGGAACTTGTTAGTGAGCTCAGTCTGCACAGTGAGCGCTATAACTTTATGTCCTGCAGGTGGGTTTGTAGTGGTTCCATCGGCTTTTGCTTTGGGAAGTATCCCAAGCAAAGTGAGACCCGCGCCCACCTTCCTGCCCACTTTCCCACACCCATcccatgcccatgcccatgcccGTGCCCGCGCTTCTTCTGgttatcctcttcctcctcctcttcgttCCGAAGAAAGCTTCCACCCACTCGCCTCTCTCTCATACTCATTGTTACGGCATCTCTCCGTGCCATGACCACGGCGTTTTTACTCGGTCTCGATATGCTTGCTTGCCAATCCGTCCTTCGATACCCTCGCCCTTACTCGACATTCTTCTTTCAGTAGCCGCACTCATCGCTGGTCACTACCCAGCTTCAACAATCCTTATTCCTTGCTCAGCACCACCAATTCTCGCGATTTCCTTTCCTCTCAACTTCTCGATCGGCGCTGGGAAGAACATATCTACTCTATTTTATTCCACGCGCCGTTGTTGGTTCCGACACCCTCTCCCTCgtcctctttcttccattTTCTCCTCTGTCACCTCAGATCGGTGACCCGGCTCCCTCAATGGCACCACCCTCGCCGCGACGGTCATCAAGAGCCCGCGCCACCAATTCACAATCCCAACAGTCATCTGTATCCTCAAGCACGTCTGGTCGAGTTGAGCGGAATACGAGATCAGTCGCCAAACCCTCTTCCAACAAGTCCACACCCAGTGCCTCTTTGTCCTCGGAGCCGTttgaagatcttgacgaTACCCTCCTCGGTCGAAGGCGAAAGCGCAACCACGAAGACGAAAACGAGAAGACTTCGAAACCCGATAATTTTGAAATGGCGAATGGCAGTGACGACCTccaagaagaggaggacgaaGCCGTGCGATGTATCTGTGATGCAGAAGAATACCCGGGCCGCCCACCCGTGGAAGGTGCCGACCTAGATTTCTTTAATGCCATAGAATTTACTGAAGACGTTACCGGCTTCTTCGTTCAATGCGACATTTGTAAGGTCTGGCAGCATGGCGCCTGTGTCGGAATCTTCAGCGCTGAGAGCTCACCCGAGGAATATTTTTGCGAGCAATGTCGCAAAGATCTCCATAAAATATATACTGCAAGCAACGGGTAAGTCGATTTCCCAGCATGCTTTTTGGCTGGCAAGACGGATTTCATGTTTGAAATTCCTGGCTGCTTGAATTCCTGGACAATGCCTGTTGTGCGGCCCTCCTACGAACCTGAGTACTGACAAGTTTGTTTTCAGCCAAAAATGGTCCAAGTATGTCCCCCATAACAGGCCGTCGCGCGCAACCTCTCGAGCCGCCTCAATTGCTAAGGAAGGCAATCGTTCACCCAAGACTGGCACGAGCAAGAACTCGCGCCCAACTTCCGCCTCACAAACCTCAAAACGTCGATCCACAATGAATAGCCGCGACCGAGCTTATGAAGACGAGCAACTCCTGCGCGCCATTGAAGCAAGTAAAGAAGATGTCCCTCAAGATGGACAAGAAATCATGACCCGACGAGCGAAACGGGGACGAAGCGATAGTGAAGAATCAATCGCCGTCAATGCTCGGCCACGGGATGAAAAACTGGCATCACTAAGGAACCCGTTAAGTGTAAAGCGACAGAGAACTAATTCGATGTCACCTTCGCCTCCCACTGAGCCGGTCGAGGTTCAAAGTTATAATGAATCAGATGAGGAGGTTAACACTCGAAATGGAGCCAAGAAAGCTCGTAACAGCAAGAACCAGCGAACCAAGACGGAGAAGGGAGATAAAGAGCGCCAGCGACAGGAAGCTGCAGATAAAAGGAAAGGCCGCGCAGAAAGGCGACGAGGAGAGGGTAAGTTGGACCGTACATTCTGATCAAGCATGGTACTGATCATTGTATAGATTCTGACCCTTCAGAGGAAACACCTCCCGCCGTTGCTAACCCTCCAGCTACCAAAAGCATCGAGGTACCAGTTATTATGGAAACCCCTGCACTTGCGCCGCCCCTTCCCGACACACCCCCTGCGAGCAACCAGACCG
The window above is part of the Fusarium oxysporum f. sp. lycopersici 4287 chromosome 8, whole genome shotgun sequence genome. Proteins encoded here:
- a CDS encoding hypothetical protein (At least one base has a quality score < 10) — encoded protein: MDGVNAIPVKSTSPPQQSPEATPIPGPSETVRRSRVHSESPARSPARTTHFAPKTDQLLVRHEPPPRSLSPRKSALKYSSPRDASPSEDGSDASAAWSGMAGREETELSRKKSVRVSFDDGNTAVIGESIPSPDTDSQIASPQSRMSWHSIIGRNKRDSVTLDEDETMTPRPALPSFGSIREKKVREPEERPLVRPMERSASPPATDSLPSESNHKAPAQDLAQSSDLAIGSVLAQEQASRNEANTSRYREPLPPVVTSVDGQGYISNSDLSSDDESESGVVSKSQASAEPVSETQTTISNPGSPSESSSAKSSPSDNIPTISIIQPSPRIPDENQAESPQDFFDVPGGFPAGPTNASSEKAISEDTKVSSSEPRPSQSPKGADQPAPIATRRSFDSTSAVSSNSQMHDIQEESEESEGSSIYSDAYEDLSDMEGDGFLSLDAIVDGPVESAFSQKVFEKAIAKSKETDVSQQSTHTKTPSQKPLQTPSDWETAKAYWRSLSPKDRRQLEKEAMEESDEEDIPAEAARRSKPKTKAQAKQKQKLVEEPVQEPLETSEDAPVSEKLRNPTRVYQIQPGTSWPRDDVTEKAKQTGGAKLRKSMRASEATTVSHPEPVQTGGMRKSMRSGAAPSSPQNLHDGHLRKSLRQEPETTTGVAMRKSLRTNGSATNGHNTAPIQRNGGRPTSYQPVTTSEAVKSQRRAHSEDRGPAMRSTAKPTLTRRGSDSSESSFRRAKAGGGEGFGFRKTMRGSTREPAAAAPPTESARGSSRFSLRSLSPTGSAFRRNSNTSSPPPVMIGGRMRQSLRTESSDAGSSRMRVSGFGRSSKGKKSKSGSRFDDSSDEDEGRPAFRSRFVDSSDEDTPSPLPRQKRVPKTMRSSASNNAAAAAMGVPPARAGVQDSPDLPDSDDEEEQPRENLASNGTAITVPRATLNRSGSGRDAIAPQANSVEIAGGRPGHKRRGSFMSSILRRKKDPADKISRSTSESASRRDTHLERGPERLAFIRSNSESQAHSSRLHKRGANWPLQDHQNTHEEEDQFDDGSQNTYVVDEEKRPSTAGGLGPSPSSPTTKTGFLKRRSTSHSQIGAANHSVSASIDGSEVGTPKKKKFGTLRRMFKLDD